The Diadema setosum chromosome 1, eeDiaSeto1, whole genome shotgun sequence genome has a window encoding:
- the LOC140226452 gene encoding uncharacterized protein yields the protein MKDGFVLAMQELSRIQNGDRMLQETLETHKQENDSKVEQLTEMVQSMKGELGGAMDKVAQGQQTTLDLKRQLMEFQQEQETIKKQIQESASFVNNGPPQSYRSRRSWQSEESGYQRGDFEEPKDSVPPMLQPFIDSLPEAGSSPVEPELSDSDDSTIETAEQMTKLSRQFAEQYHRQRVVLASPSADGLLHNRNGNLQNELGMSANGRDSDSKKNKRLMIVESLLSSEKTYVSQLRFVQEGIVQPLVIESIVPINDISVMFPPCLGELYQEHSAFLRALDARLNDVKWKGIMGDVLSRISGSDGSSLLALYATYVKSFSESLSVLANHLSTTKNFYKFVEKQLAEDGHEKSDPFTYLMAPLQRISFYARFMKRLLKYTDKTHPDRFHVESCLRRLRSFVQDMDKLTSTSSDKPSSSSRETQERKRRNSKASFSSQSSAETNLRDSGVHSMEGERGLSNASPPSLSVDRDMWASRPIQSKGKPKSRLRSVPSEATITQDQADGAATSRVNINWSFPSPYQSTIRGQHDDVVNDGHSQLVTQYPENSVVPVPGMIGKGSNAAMYTPRDDRQPGDVIDTSRQRRKSRARRMSLSRQQSFGVFGEDDTDIEKVGYVPSTPANALPRSKQLASSKGRQRRKSIDNNGMMFGHYEMSDSLFPPNHVLLNGCSNLPQVWSKSSDNMHNIDGLPNSRSFNDMKTHMFLRSSDMPMPLPQNFRSGANSRLYARRKSIDVGALQAHIIREERRAELPPSQRTRKKSHNVRSHSPKSRSPTRRLSPPSRSISTIETPDLAAVEGLTEREADAITEQMFVRTCQLPEDEIKDLRQRKASFKHSFKNIFRRKSPGSRVMELADNKAPNSNYLNVDHAAMNGLSARSPSPSPSPTSNSKFFPRPRSPFQRAKTPDMDTFVDENGDPCSAV from the exons ATGAAAGACGGGTTCGTCCTGGCCATGCAGGAGCTATCCAGAATCCAAAATGGCGACCGCATGCTTCAGGAGACGCTCGAGACCCACAAACAGGAAAACGACAGCAAGGTGGAACAACTCACCGAGATGGTCCAATCCATGAAG GGAGAACTCGGAGGAGCCATGGACAAGGTCGCCCAGGGTCAGCAGACGACACTGGACCTGAAGCGGCAGCTCATGGAGTTTCAACAAGAGCAGGAAACCATCAAGAAACAAATCCAGGAGAGCGCCAGCTTCGTCAACAATGG GCCGCCGCAGAGCTATCGTTCCCGGCGCTCTTGGCAGTCGGAAGAGAGCGGCTACCAGCGGGGAGACTTCGAGGAGCCCAAGGACTCGGTTCCCCCCATGCTCCAGCCTTTCATCGACTCGTTACCAGAAGCAGGCAGCAGCCCAG TTGAGCCCGAGCTCTCCGATTCCGACGACTCGACTATCGAGACGGCCGAACAAATGACGAAGCTGAGCCGACAGTTTGCCGAGCAGTATCATCGGCAACGAGTGGTTCTCGCCTCGCCTTCGGCAGATGGTCTGCTCCACAACAGAAAT GGCAATTTGCAGAATGAACTCGGAATGTCTGCTAACGGAAGGGACAGTGACAGCAAGAAAA ACAAGAGGCTGATGATTGTCGAGTCGCTGTTGTCTTCGGAGAAAACCTACGTGTCCCAGCTCCGCTTCGTCCAGGAGGGCATCGTGCAGCCACTCGTTATCGAGTCCATTGTCCCCATCAACGATATCAG CGTCATGTTCCCGCCTTGTCTGGGCGAGCTCTACCAGGAGCATTCCGCGTTCCTGCGAGCCCTAGACGCCAGGCTGAATGACGTCAAGTGGAAAGGCATCATGGGAGATGTGCTGTCCAGAATCTCGGGGAGTGACGGG TCATCTCTTCTGGCGCTGTACGCCACCTACGTCAAGAGTTTCTCGGAAAGTCTCTCCGTGCTCGCCAATCATCTGTCTACCACCAAAAACTTCTACAAGTTTGTCGAG AAGCAACTTGCAGAGGACGGACACGAAAAGAGCGACCCCTTTACTTACCTCATGGCGCCACTACAGCGAATATCCTTCTACGCACGGTTCATGAAG CGACTGTTGAAGTACACGGATAAGACTCATCCCGATCGCTTTCACGTCGAGTCGTGTCTGAGACGACTTCGCAGCTTCGTGCAGGATATGGACAAACTCACGTCGACATCGAGCGACAAGCCGTCATCATCGAGCAGGGAAACGCAGGAGAGAAAGAG GAGAAACAGCAAAGCATCGTTCTCCAGTCAGAGCAGCGCAGAGACTAACCTACGAGACAGCGGCGTCCATTCCATGGAAGGCGAGCGAGGCCTCTCGAACGCGTCACCCCCATCCCTGTCGGTAGACCGGGACATGTGGGCTAGTCGCCCGATACAATCCAAGGGCAAGCCCAAGAGCAGACTGCGATCGGTGCCGTCAGAGGCTACGATCACACAGGATCAAGCAGACGGCGCGGCCACAAGTCGCGTGAACATCAACTGGAGCTTCCCGTCTCCGTATCAGTCAACGATACGTGGACAGCACGATGATGTCGTCAATGATGGACATAGTCAGCTCGTGACGCAATATCCCGAAAACTCTGTAGTCCCAGTCCCGGGGATGATCGGGAAAGGAAGCAATGCTGCTATGTACACTCCCCGCGATGATCGGCAACCTGGAGACGTGATCGACACCTCGCGTCAGAGACGCAAGAGTCGGGCAAGGCGCATGAGTTTGTCCCGTCAGCAGTCGTTTGGCGTTTTCGGCGAGGACGACACCGACATCGAGAAGGTTGGCTACGTGCCATCGACGCCGGCGAATGCCTTGCCGAGATCAAAGCAGCTGGCGAGCTCGAAGGGCAGGCAACGAAGAAAGAGTATTGACAATAACGGAATGATGTTCGGACATTATGAAATGAGCGACAGCCTTTTTCCGCCGAATCACGTGCTGCTAAACGGCTGCAGCAACCTCCCGCAGGTATGGTCGAAGAGCAGTGATAACATGCATAACATTGACGGACTCCCAAACTCGAGGAGCTTTAACGACATGAAAACACATATGTTCTTACGAAGCTCGGACATGCCAATGCCACTCCCCCAGAACTTCCGATCGGGAGCTAACAGCCGACTGTACGCGCGAAGGAAAAGCATCGACGTTGGAGCGCTCCAGGCGCACATCATTCGCGAAGAACGACGCGCGGAACTGCCGCCCTCCCAGCGAACGCGAAAGAAGTCACACAATGTTCGCTCCCATTCTCCGAAATCGAGATCCCCTACGAGAAGACTGTCTCCGCCTTCCAGGTCTATCAGCACAATAGAGACGCCGGACCTAGCGGCGGTGGAGGGTTTGACGGAGAGGGAAGCCGATGCCATTACAGAACAGATGTTCGTGAGAACATGTCAACTTCCCGAGGACGAAATAAAAGACCTCAGACAGAGAAAGGCTTCCTTCAAACATTCTTTCAAGAATATCTTCCGAAGAAA GTCACCCGGAAGTCGTGTAATGGAGCTCGCCGACAACAAAGCGCCAAATAGCAACTACCTCAACGTGGACCACGCTGCCATGAATGGTCTTTCCGCCAGGAGCCCGAGTCCCAGTCCAAGTCCTACGTCGAACTCGAAATTTTTCCCGCGACCCAGAAGTCCCTTCCAGCGGGCTAAAACACCGGACATGGACACTTTCGTGGACGAGAACGGAGACCCTTGTAGTGCCGTGTAG